AGAGATTAAGACCTCGAATAATGGCTATCACATTGTTCAACAAGATGAAACGGTTTACTCCATTGCCAGAGCATACGGCACAACTCCACAAAAAATTAGTGAGCTGAATAACTTAAAAAATTATCAGATTACGGTAGGGAAAAAGTTAAAAGTGAAGTAAATCAACGTTTGTAAAAAATTTTAAAAAAAGACCGCTTGTAAAAGCGGTCTTTTCACGTTTAGCTTTCTGCTAATAGCGTTGGTAATTCAATCACTGCGTAGCCAAAAATCACAAGCAAGATAATTAAAATCATCTTTTCTGCGTTTGAAAGCGTTAATCTACCGTTGAATTTATAGTTAGAATAGAGATACAACAAAATACCCGGCACATAAAGCACAACTGAGAGCAGTAAATATTCTAACCCTGCTGCATAAACAATCCATAAGCCATAAATTGATGCCATAAAGCCTGTGAGTTTAATGTACCAAGCAGCATTGGTTTGAATAGCTAATTTGAATAAATACGCCCCGATTAAGAAATACGGAATTAAAATCATTGAAGTAGAAATCAATAATAGCGTGTTATAGCTTTGCTCAAATACAAAAACCAACACAAGGCAGAATTGCACTACAACACCCGTGAACCAAAGAGAGTTAATCGGCGTGCCGTTTTCATTCAATTTATCTAAAATTTTAGGAAAAGCCCCATTTTTAGAACCACGATAAGGCACTTCAGCAGAATACATCGTCCAGCTAATATAAGAAGCAAGCACAGAAACAATCAAACAGGCGGTGATGATTACTTTGCCTGTTGGTCCCATCATTGCATCAAGTAGTGGACCCATTGATGGATTTGCCATATTGGCAATGGTTTCACGAGGTAAGATCCCGAGCGAAAGTATGGTAATTGCAACATAAAGTGCCAACGCAATTAAGATCCCTAACACCGTTGCCAAGCCTACGTCAGAACGTTTTTTAGCGTGAGCAGAAAGTACAGAAGCCCCTTCCACCCCGGTAAATACCCATAAGGTAATCAGCATCGTACTTTTTACTTGATCGCTTACGCTATTATTCAATGCGGTTGCTTTCACATCTGAATTAAATAAATCGACATCAAAATACCAAACGCCTAGCCCGATAAATAGAATAAGTGGAGCAACTTTCACAAAGGTTGCGATGAGGTTTACGAAAGCGGCTTCTTTAATCCCTCCTGCAATTAAAGCGTGAACCAGCCACACAATAATTGATGAGCCGATGAATGCAGCAAGGGTGTTGCCTTGCCCGAAAATCACCGTATTTTCACTATCGGTAAATACGCCTAAACCTTCAAAAGCAACGGTAAGATAGCCCACAATACCGATAGTGGCACATAACCAGTAACCCCAAGCGGACATAAAACCCATCAACTCGCCGAAGCCTTCTCGTGCATAGGTATAAATACCGCCATCTAAATCAGGGCGAAGGCGGGAAATAAAGAAAAATGATAAACCCAAAAAGATGATACCAACACCGGTAATCAGCCAACCAATGGTAATAGCTTCCGCACCTGCAACTTCCGCCATATTTTGCGGTAAGCTGAAAATGCCTGAGCCAATCATTGAGCTTAATACAAGTGCAGTAAGGGAAATTAATCCGATTTTTTTATTTGACATTGCTATTCCTTACTTTAAATTTTTTGCGAGTGTTTCAATATATTCCACACCGATACCACAACAGCCACCGATAATGGTCGCTCCTTGTTCCGTCCATTTTT
The sequence above is a segment of the Mannheimia bovis genome. Coding sequences within it:
- a CDS encoding basic amino acid/polyamine antiporter; the protein is MSNKKIGLISLTALVLSSMIGSGIFSLPQNMAEVAGAEAITIGWLITGVGIIFLGLSFFFISRLRPDLDGGIYTYAREGFGELMGFMSAWGYWLCATIGIVGYLTVAFEGLGVFTDSENTVIFGQGNTLAAFIGSSIIVWLVHALIAGGIKEAAFVNLIATFVKVAPLILFIGLGVWYFDVDLFNSDVKATALNNSVSDQVKSTMLITLWVFTGVEGASVLSAHAKKRSDVGLATVLGILIALALYVAITILSLGILPRETIANMANPSMGPLLDAMMGPTGKVIITACLIVSVLASYISWTMYSAEVPYRGSKNGAFPKILDKLNENGTPINSLWFTGVVVQFCLVLVFVFEQSYNTLLLISTSMILIPYFLIGAYLFKLAIQTNAAWYIKLTGFMASIYGLWIVYAAGLEYLLLSVVLYVPGILLYLYSNYKFNGRLTLSNAEKMILIILLVIFGYAVIELPTLLAES